In Phycisphaerales bacterium, the sequence CGGCCCCCCGCGCGACCCTCGCGCGGTTGGTTCGCGTACACTCGGTGATGCCGACCCGGGGCGGGACGCCGACGATTCGCGTCGCGCACCCCGTCGTGATTGCGGCGACTCGTGAAGAGAGGACCCACTGATGCGTGTCGCGGTTGATGTCATGGGGGGCGATCACGCGCCCGACGCCGTCCTCAAGGGCTGCGTCATGGCTCTGCCGGATCTCGCGAGCGATGACACGCTGGTCCTCGTGGGCGCTCGCGCCATCATCCAGGATTTCCTCGACGAGCGTGGGATCAACGACCCGCGTCTGGAGATCGTTCACGCGGATGAGGTCATCCACATGGACGACTCGCCCGCCAAGGCGGTCCGGTCCAAGCCCGACTCGTCGATCGTGAAGATGGCGCAACTCGGCTCCAAGGGGCACGAGCAGCGTTGCGACGTGGTGCTCTCGGCCGGGAACACCGGCGCGTGCGTGGCGGCGGCGATGCTGCACATGCGGCGCCTCCCCAACGTGATCCGCCCGGGAATCGCCGTCACCGTTCCCTCGTTCCACGGGCCCGTCGTCCTGACTGATGCGGGCGCGAACCCCGAGCCCAAGCCCGAGCACCTCTGGCAGTACGCGGTGATGGCCGATGTCATCGCCCGCCAACTCCTGAAGATCGAGAATCCGCGTCTGGCCCTGATGAACATCGGGGCTGAGGAAGCCAAGGGCACCGATCTCATCAAGGAGACGCGCGACCTGCTCCGCGCGACGCCAGGGATCAACTACATCGGGTACGTCGAGGGGCGCGATTTCTTCGACGGCGTCGCCGACGTCGTCGTCACCGATGGTCTCGTGGGCAACACGATGCTCAAGTCCGCAGAAGGGATGGCCAAGAGCCTCTTCAAGGCGATCGCCCAGGAGATCGTGGCCCAGGACCCCGAACTCCTCCAGCGATTCGAGCCGATCGTTAAGGCGATCTACGCCAAGAACGACTACCACGAGCACGGCGGAGCGCCCCTGATGGGCGTGAACGGCGCGTGCTTCATCGCGCACGGCTCCTCGGAGGCCCGCACCATCCGGGCGGCGATCAAGAACTGCCGGGACTTTGTCCTTTCGGGCGTGAACGACACCGTCGTCCGCCGACTCGCGGAGGTCGCGCCCGTGCTCGAGATCGCGGGGGCGTCCACCACCAACGGCAACAGCAACGGCAACACCAACGGCGGACCGGTTCCGGCGGCCGCGGCCTCTCAACC encodes:
- the plsX gene encoding phosphate acyltransferase PlsX, which produces MRVAVDVMGGDHAPDAVLKGCVMALPDLASDDTLVLVGARAIIQDFLDERGINDPRLEIVHADEVIHMDDSPAKAVRSKPDSSIVKMAQLGSKGHEQRCDVVLSAGNTGACVAAAMLHMRRLPNVIRPGIAVTVPSFHGPVVLTDAGANPEPKPEHLWQYAVMADVIARQLLKIENPRLALMNIGAEEAKGTDLIKETRDLLRATPGINYIGYVEGRDFFDGVADVVVTDGLVGNTMLKSAEGMAKSLFKAIAQEIVAQDPELLQRFEPIVKAIYAKNDYHEHGGAPLMGVNGACFIAHGSSEARTIRAAIKNCRDFVLSGVNDTVVRRLAEVAPVLEIAGASTTNGNSNGNTNGGPVPAAAASQPTSVRGPA